The following proteins are encoded in a genomic region of Vicia villosa cultivar HV-30 ecotype Madison, WI unplaced genomic scaffold, Vvil1.0 ctg.002752F_1_1, whole genome shotgun sequence:
- the LOC131639746 gene encoding secreted RxLR effector protein 161-like — protein sequence MPDICQSVGLLRKFVEKPQECHLIAMKRLLRYTKGTIDYGVRIQRQKKTCIDAEVYGYTDSNFNGDQDEKKSTAYYIIMIECASISWSSRKQSIVDLSSCEAKYVVASYAAWIKMLLEELKIMEPKNMKLFVNNKSAIEVTNHPVCHGRSKHIERIYHFLRDQVKKVKTQT from the coding sequence ATGCCAGATATTTGTCAAAGTGTTGGATTGTTGAGAAAATTCGTGGAGAAACCCCAAGAATGTCATCTTATAGCAATGAAGAGGTTGTTGAGATACACAAAGGGTACAATTGATTATGGTGTGCGGATACAAAGACAAAAGAAGACCTGCATAGATGCTGAGGTATATGGCTACACTGATTCAAATTTCAATGGAGATCAAGACGAGAAAAAGAGTACTGCATACTACATAATCATGATCGAATGTGCTTCAATCTCCTGGAGCTCAAGGAAGCAAAGCATTGTGGATTTGTCATCATGTGAAGCTAAGTATGTAGTTGCATCGTATGCAGCATGGATAAAGATGTTGCTTGAAGAGCTCAAGATTATGGAACCTAAGAATATGAAGTTATTTGTCAATAACAAGTCAGCAATCGAAGTGACGAATCATCCAGTGTGTCATGGTCGAAGTAAACACATTGAGAGAATATATCATTTTCTGAGGGATCAAGTTAAAAAAGTGAAAACTCAAACTTGA